One segment of Poecile atricapillus isolate bPoeAtr1 chromosome 35, bPoeAtr1.hap1, whole genome shotgun sequence DNA contains the following:
- the FAIM2 gene encoding protein lifeguard 2 isoform X2, with translation MTQGKLSVTSKPPSSEGQGDKKDNATAPPAPPSYEEATAGEGMKSRAFPAPPAAPLHPSWAYVDPSTSPSYGSGGYPGDTELLTTFSWDDQNVRRVFIRKVYAILMVQLLVTVVIVAFFTFCEPVKGYIQTHSAWYWASYAVFFVTYLILACCSGPRRYFPWNLILLSIFTLSMAYLTAMLSSLLPPPYLHWEICSWLTWMPGERDMIQVTTTPSQCCCALGSLLWSVCLSPSSASRASLTSPRTRAFSSCCSWCCSWGDWSWLSSCPTNMSRGSTRSTLCSGLGSSPCSWPWTRRC, from the exons ATGACCCAGGGAAAG CTCTCCGTGACCAGCAAACCCCCCAGCTCTGAGGGCCAGGGAGACAAGAAGGACAATGCCACAGCCCCCCCGGCTCCCCCGTCCTATGAGGAGGCCACAGCGGGAGAAGGGATGAAATCCAGGGCTTTCCCTGCCCCGCCGGCAGCCCCGCTCCACCCCAGCTGGGCTTACGTGGATCCCA GCACCAGCCCAAGCTACGGCAGCGGGGGGTACCCGGgggacacagagctgctcacgACCTTCAGCTGGGACGACCAGAACGTGCGCAGGGTGTTCATCAGGAAG GTTTATGCCATCCTGATGGTCCAGCTCCTGGTCACTGTTGTCATCGTGGCTTTCTTCACCTTCTG TGAACCGGTCAAGGGCTACATCCAGACCCACTCTGCCTGGTACTGGGCTTCCTA TGCCGTTTTCTTTGTCACCTACCTGATCCTCGCCTGCTGCTCTGGGCCCAG GAGATACTTCCCTTGGAATCTGATCCTGCTCAGCATCTTT ACCCTGTCCATGGCTTATCTCACTGCGATGCTCTCCAG CCTGTTGCCTCCTCCTTATTTGCACTGGGAAATCTGCTCCTGGCTCACGTGGATGCCTGGAGAGAGGGACATGATCCAGG TTACTACAACACCAagtcagtgctgctgtgccttgggaTCACTGCTCtggtctgtctgtctgtcaccATCTTCAGCTTCCAGAGCAAG TTTGACTTCACCTCGTACCAGGGCGTTCTCTTCGTGCTGCTCATGGTGCTGTTCCTGGGGGGACTGGTCCTGGCTGTCATCCTGCCCTACCAATAT GTCCCGTGGCTCCACGCGATCTACGCTCTGCTCGGGGCTGGGATCTTCACCATG